CGGTCATGAGTAGCGTGTATCGTGTGGTGCGTGCGGCGAGGTTCGATATCTTGTCGACCCGTCCCGCCGCCCAGAGTTCGGACGTGGAATGGACGAAGACCGTCTGGAGCGCCAGCGGGACGAACCAGAGGAACTCCGCCAGTTCGAGCGCTCCCCGGTAGTATCCGACTTGTTTGGAAGTGGTCAGCAGGGTGAGCATCATGAGATCGACCTGATAGAGCGACGTGAGACAGAGGATGAGAACGATCGATTGGACGTTGAACGTGAGCAACTCCTTGCGTGGAAACTCCGAGGACGGAACCCTGAAAACGCTCCCCAACGACACTTTGCGGTTGACCAGCGCGAGGCCGAGGAGGGCGACGGCCGTGCTCGCCGCGATGTTCCCGACGAACATCCCGGTGACACCGTACCCCGCGCTGATGAGCGCGAGGGCGATCCCGACGAACGTCACCTTCTGTACGATCTGCAGCGGTTCGGAGTAGCGTTCGAGACCGAATCCCATCAGCGTCCGGCGGGCGTACGACTGAAACTGGCTCACGACGACGAGGACGGCGAGCAGGTACCCGTATATCTCGTATCCGGGAGGGAGGAGGGAATCGAGGACGCCGCTCCACGTGACGAGCGCGACGAGTCCCGCGCCGACGAGCGCCAACCCGGACGCCAGTCGAAAGTAGAACCCGACGACGTGGGACGTCCAGTCCGGGAACGCCCTGTTCTCCGCGAGAAACTTCCGGACACCGTCGCTCACCCCGGAACTGACGAAGATCATGAACAGCGAGAACGGGGCGAGGAGGCCGTAGTAGATACCGATCCTCTCGGCACCGAGCCATCGATACAGGATCGGTGTGGTGAGGAGTCCGATGAAGAGCGTGAGCACCTTCGCTCCGGCAACGGACAGAACTCCGTCCGAGATGCTTCGGTCCATTACTGTATGCTACGGTCGCGTTGGTCGTCCAAATACTTTCTCGCTTGGAACGGAATGATTTTCCCGACCGGATTTCGGATACCGTCGGCAGGCGGGGTGAGCCTCCACAAAGCGAAGGCTCGCCGGGTAATCGTGATGAAAATGTGCGGGACCGGATTCGAACCGGCGGACCCCTACGGGACAGCGTCCTAAGCGCTGCGCCGTTGGCCTAGCTTGGCTACCCGCACGCAGTATGGCTTTTTCATGTGCCGGATAAGTACCTATCGTTCTCGTCGGACGAGCGTTTATATCGGATGGCGAGCAACGTTTTCTCGTGTATCGGGCACGTGACCACGTCGAAAACGAAGCCTGGCTCGCCGAAATTCAACAGGCCGCGGACCGTCTCGAACTCGAAACCGCCGCTCGCTCGCGAGCGGCGGACCTCTTCCTCTCGACCGTCTCCGACGCGGATGACCCCGAGGACCGCTCGAAACGCGCGGTCGCGGCCGCCAGCCTGTACGCCGGGTCGCTCATCGAGGGCGACCAGCGCTCACAGCAGGTCGTGGCGGACGCGATGGACGTCTCTCGGCTGACCATTCAACAGCGCTGGAAGTCGATTTTGAAAGAGGCCGGACTACAACCGCCGTCGTGGTAGTTGCGTTCGGAAAATTCAATCGCGTCCGTCGTCGTCCGGGGTCAGATTCCCGTGTTCGTCTATCTCGCCGACGACGATTCGCGTGCTGGAGATGATGTCTCCGTCCTCGGCCTCGACGTGCGGAACGACGACGATTTCGAGCGGGTCGTGTCCCTTCTCAGCTCTGAGTTCGTTGATTCGCTTGCCGCCGTCCTTCGTCTCGGGAGAGACGATGAGCACGTCGAACTGCTCCTCGGTGGCGATCCCCGTCGGCTCGGTGAGTTTTCGAACCTCGAAGTCGCGGTCGTGTTCCCCCGCAAAGTCTCGCAGTTCGGCTTCGAGGTCGGCTTTTCGTTCCTCGAACGAGCGGACATGTCGGTCAACGTTTCGAGTCGCGGGAGCGAGATCGTCGCTCGTCAACCCGACGGTGACATCACCCAACTCGAACGCTCGCTCGAACAACGCCCGGTGTCCATCGTGAACCGGGTCAAACGTCCCACCCAACGCAACGTCCATACCCCGGCGAATGGTTCCGCGTGGTTTATCACCTTCGGAACGCCGCGACACCACCGGACGCGGGGTCTCCACCTCGTTGTCGACGAGCGAACATATCGGCTAACTTCGGGTGGGGGTCACCGCGAGACGTCGGTTTCGATGAATTTCGGTGTTTCACCCGCTAAAATGCTCGTATGGAGGGAGAAACGGTTCCCGATCGGCTAAATTCCTCCTCGAAGGCGAAACGTGATTCTTAAGGGCAGAACGGGTGTCGTTTCGGATATGAGTGACGAACAAGAAGCAGATGTAAACGAGGAAGAAGAAACTCAGACAGAGGAGGGGCTGCAGGAAGGAAACTTCATCAGTCTCGATTACACGGCACGAACCGCCGAGGACGAGGACCTCGTCGACACGACCAGCGAAGAGGTCGCCGAAGAGGAAGGCATCGAGGCGGAAGACCGCGAGTTCGGTCCGCGCACCATCGTTCTCGGTGCTGGCCACATCTTCGAGGACGTCGAAGAGGACATCTACGGGAAGGAAGCCGGTGACGAGGGAACCGTCTCCGTCGAGCAGGCGTTCGGCGAGTACGACAACGAGCAAGTCCGCACGATCAGCGCCGACAAGATCGGCGAGGACGACCGCTACCCCGGTGCTCGTGTCAACGTCGACGGCCAGCAGGGCTACGTCGAGACCATCATCGGCGGCCGCGCACGCGTGGACTTCAACCACCCGCTCGCCGGTGAGGACATCGAATACGACTACGAAATCGTCGAAGAGGTCGAGGACGCGGAGGAGAAGGCCAAGGGTCTCTTCTCGATGTACATCGACGCCGACCTCGACATGTGGATCGAGACGGACGAGGTCGAAGAGGAAGTCGAGGACGAGGACGGCGAGACCGAGACCGAGACGGTCGAGAAGGAAACCCTCTACATCGAGGCGACGCCGCAGCTATCGATGAACCAGCAGTGGATGTTCCAGAAACAGCAGATCGCACAGGACGTCATCGACCGACTCGACCTCGACCGAGTCATCGTTCAGGAGACCATCGACGGCGCCGGTGCCGGTATGATGGGCATGGGCGGAATGGGTGGCATGGGCGGTGCCGACCTCGAAGAAGCCCTCGAAGACGCCGACATCGACGAGGACGAACTCGTCGAGGAACTCGAAGCCGACGACGAAGCCGAAGAAGTCGAAGAGTAATCGAGTCCCTCGATTCGTATCGAACCGAATCGAACCACATCGAACCGAATCGATTTTTTCGCACGGACGTGAGCGTCGGATATGCAATCCCCGACCAGACTCTTTCATCTCCACTTCAACACGCCCGACGTGAACCATGCGGAGGCCGAACTCGACGCGCACGGACTGCCGCCCTACCGGCGATTCGGGCAGGTCGATGGCGAATTCCACGCGCTCGACGCGGCGGACCCGATTCCGGACGACTTTCGCCTCCGCCTCCAGAACGCCCAGCGGGGCTACGTGAACGTCACGATAGCACCGGGACGAAAGCCGCATTTCGACCATCTCGGTCTGTGTACGACCTCGTTCGATGAAATCTGTGACCGTGCGGTAGAGGCGGACTGGTCGGTCCGGGACCGCGACGGACGACGGACGTTCGTCATGACCCCGTGGGGGTTCCGGGTCGAACTCCACCCGGACGGGAGCGACGTGGAAACGGACCTCGGACCGTGGGACGACACCCGTTTCGAGCGGGTCGAACTCACCGTTCCGGACGCAGACGCGGACGAGCAGTTTCGGCGCGTCTTCGGCGACGTTCCGGGGCTCACGTTTCGGGAGGGCGACGAGGTGCGGGTTCCGGGGTTCGAACTCGGCGGGGCGGCGTTTCCGGGCGGGAAAACCGTGGAGACCGCTTCGTTTCTCTGACTATCCCGTCGCGTTCTCGGAGTTAATGTTCCGGGCGGACCAGCTTCCGGCGTTCGCGTGCCGAACGACCCCCGAATCGACGCTCGCGTTCTCGATGACGATGTCCGGTCGTGGCTTCGAATCCGGATTCGTCACGGCCGGATCGACCTGCGGGTCCGTCGACTGCTCCGGCACCGTGACGTTGGCCGTGGACAGCGTCGTCACGTTCAGCGTGTCGAGGGATGCACCTTCGACGGTGAGGTTCTCCAGCACGTGTCGCTCGATGACGCGGTTTTTCACGCCGGGGTCGAACAGATCACCGCCCGGAACGTTCCAGATCGAGCGGTTTCGGATGACGATTCTATCGGCGCTGACGTTTTTCAGCGTTCCATTCCGGATGTGGACCGTCGAAACCGAGACGTTGTGGAGGGTGACGTTCCGCTTCGCTCCGCGCTTCGTCCGCAACGTCCCGACGTGAACCGTATCGATGGTCGCGTTGTCCACCGTCGTGTTCCGGAGCGCCCACGTCCTGACGGTCACGTTCTTGATGGAAACTTTGTAGTTGCCGACTTGGACCGCCGACAGCGCGCTCGGAGACGGAGACGTGTTGGTCGCGGCCGACGTGCTGGTTGCCGTACTGGCCGCGATGGCTGCACCGCCCGAGACGACGAGAAGAAGCGAGAAGACGAGTGCGAGATGTCTGCCGATTCGGGTTCCCATACCGGGAAGCATTTCGAGTGACAGCATAAACCGGGCCGACCGTTCGTTCCAGTTCGCCTCGTTAAGCGTTCCAGTTCGGCCCGTTAAGCCGTCGTTTCCTACTTTACGCTGATGTGTGCGGCGAGGTCGTCGCGGAGTATCGTCTCACAGTACTCACACCGAACGCCGTCGGGGAGCACTTCGAACTTCGAGTCCACCGGTTCGTCCTCGGTCGAGATACAGTTGCTGTTCGGGCAGGAGAGGATGCCGGTGACGTACTCGGGTCGCTCCAAGCGGTGCTTTTCCGCGACTTCGTACTCCCGGATGATGTTGATGCTCGCGTCGGGCGCGATGAGCGAGAGCACGTCCACCTCGTTCTGGCTCAACTCCATCCCCTCGACTTTCACGATGTCCTTTCTCCCGACCCGGTCGCTGGGAACGTTCATCCCGACGCTCACCTCCTCGCCGTCGGCCCCGTCGATGCCGAGAATGGCGAGGACGTTGAGCGCCTGTCCGGCGCGAATGTGGTCGATAACGGTGCCGTTTCGAATCTTACTGACGCGGAGTTCGTGGTCGCTCATTGGTCCTCCAGCATGGAATCCAGCAGTGCCATCCGCACCGGGATGCCGTTGTGTGCCTGTTCGAAGTATTTCGCGTGTTCCGTCTCGTCCACCTCGGGCGCGATTTCGTCCACGCGCGGAAGCGGGTGCATGATGGTCAAATCGTCCGGCGCGGCTTCGAGCGTTTCGAGGTCGATTTGGTAGTCGCCCGCGACAGCGCGGTACTCGTTCTCGTCGGGGAAGCGCTCGCGCTGGATTCTGGTCACGTAGAGCACGTCCAAGTTCGGGAGGATTGCCTCGATATCCGTGTGCTCGCGGACGCTCGCCCCGGCCTCGTGCAGGTCGTAGCGGACGCTTCGTGGCAGTTTCAGGCTCCCCGGACTGATGAAGTGCTGGTTGGCGTCGAAGTTCGTCAGCGCGTAGGCGAGCGAGTGGACCGTGCGGCCGTATTTCAAGTCGCCCATGATGCCGATGGTGAGGTCGTCCAGCCCCGCGTTCTCCCGAATCGTGTACAGGTCGAGCAGGGTCTGAGTCGGGTGGTGTCCCGCGCCGTCGCCCGCGTTCAGGAGCGGAACGTCGACGAACTCGCCCACCATCTTCGCCGCACCCTGACTCGGGTGGCGCAACACGAGTGCGTCAGCGTATCCCTCGATGACGCGGGCCGTGTCGGCGAGGCTTTCTCCCTTCTTCACGCTCGACGATTCGACGGGTCCCATGTCGACGATATCGCCGCCGAGGCGCTTGATGGACGTCTCGAAACTCATCTTCGTGCGGGTACTCGGCTCGTAGAACATCAGTCCGAGCAGTTTTCCCGCGTGTCGATCCGCGAACGCCGACGGGTCGGCGTCGATTTCCGCGGCGTGGTCGAGGACGTCCTCGATGTCCTGCCGCGTTAGTTGTTTTGTGTCGATAAGGTGGTCGTGCCGCATCGTTCGAACAGGGGTCGTCACGCGTCTTGAAAGGTACGGGTCTCACCCCGAAGTTTAAATCGGATGATGAGTCCACTCCCGGTATGCTCGCTATCGCCGGTGGCAAGGGTGGCTGTGGCAAGACGACGACGACGCTCGGTCTCGCGGGTGCACTCGGGAGGACGCGCCGGTCCGCCCTCGCCGCGGATGCCGACGTGGACATGCCGGATCTGCATCTGCTCGCGGCCGTCGAACCGACGCCGAACCTCGCCGCGGTTGCGGCGGGCGAGGATGTCGAGACCGCCACCCATCCGCCGCCGAATCTCTCCGGCGTCGGAATCGTCCCCGCACCACGAACCATGGGCGAACGGATTTCGCTGGCGGACGCCCTCCCCCGTCTCCCCGGCACTGCTGACCACGTTCTCGTGGACTGTCCGGCGGGTGCTGGCCCGGATGCGGCGACGCCGCTCCGCATCGCGGACCACGTCCTGTTGGTGACGACACCCGACCCGGCGTGTCTGCGCGACGCGGCCAAAACCGCCGCGATGGCGCGTGCGCTCGGAACGACCATCATCGGCGTCGTTCTCACGCGAGCGGACCGTCCCCTTCCGAGGGTCCAGCGACTGCTCGGAACACCAGTGCTCGCCTCGATTCCGGACGGCGGCGTCGCGGTGCTCTCCGACGAGTCGGTCGTTCGGGCGTACGACCGACTCGCGTCGGTGCTCCTGTCCAAACGGCTCTGACCGCCCCCGGAACTTCGTGTGAAAAGAACGCTCTCGTCGTGGATAGTTCCCGTCTATCGTCGTCATCTGCCGTCGTTCGTCGGCGGTCGCCGTCTACCGTCGTTCTTCGATTCGACGCATCTGTTCGCGGTGCAGTGTCACGATCATGTCGGAGAGGACGC
The genomic region above belongs to Haladaptatus sp. R4 and contains:
- a CDS encoding phosphopantetheine adenylyltransferase, encoding MDVALGGTFDPVHDGHRALFERAFELGDVTVGLTSDDLAPATRNVDRHVRSFEERKADLEAELRDFAGEHDRDFEVRKLTEPTGIATEEQFDVLIVSPETKDGGKRINELRAEKGHDPLEIVVVPHVEAEDGDIISSTRIVVGEIDEHGNLTPDDDGRD
- a CDS encoding peptidylprolyl isomerase, with the protein product MSDEQEADVNEEEETQTEEGLQEGNFISLDYTARTAEDEDLVDTTSEEVAEEEGIEAEDREFGPRTIVLGAGHIFEDVEEDIYGKEAGDEGTVSVEQAFGEYDNEQVRTISADKIGEDDRYPGARVNVDGQQGYVETIIGGRARVDFNHPLAGEDIEYDYEIVEEVEDAEEKAKGLFSMYIDADLDMWIETDEVEEEVEDEDGETETETVEKETLYIEATPQLSMNQQWMFQKQQIAQDVIDRLDLDRVIVQETIDGAGAGMMGMGGMGGMGGADLEEALEDADIDEDELVEELEADDEAEEVEE
- a CDS encoding cell division inhibitor MinD, whose translation is MLAIAGGKGGCGKTTTTLGLAGALGRTRRSALAADADVDMPDLHLLAAVEPTPNLAAVAAGEDVETATHPPPNLSGVGIVPAPRTMGERISLADALPRLPGTADHVLVDCPAGAGPDAATPLRIADHVLLVTTPDPACLRDAAKTAAMARALGTTIIGVVLTRADRPLPRVQRLLGTPVLASIPDGGVAVLSDESVVRAYDRLASVLLSKRL
- the pyrB gene encoding aspartate carbamoyltransferase yields the protein MRHDHLIDTKQLTRQDIEDVLDHAAEIDADPSAFADRHAGKLLGLMFYEPSTRTKMSFETSIKRLGGDIVDMGPVESSSVKKGESLADTARVIEGYADALVLRHPSQGAAKMVGEFVDVPLLNAGDGAGHHPTQTLLDLYTIRENAGLDDLTIGIMGDLKYGRTVHSLAYALTNFDANQHFISPGSLKLPRSVRYDLHEAGASVREHTDIEAILPNLDVLYVTRIQRERFPDENEYRAVAGDYQIDLETLEAAPDDLTIMHPLPRVDEIAPEVDETEHAKYFEQAHNGIPVRMALLDSMLEDQ
- a CDS encoding cyclin, whose protein sequence is MYRARDHVENEAWLAEIQQAADRLELETAARSRAADLFLSTVSDADDPEDRSKRAVAAASLYAGSLIEGDQRSQQVVADAMDVSRLTIQQRWKSILKEAGLQPPSW
- a CDS encoding polysaccharide biosynthesis C-terminal domain-containing protein, which encodes MDRSISDGVLSVAGAKVLTLFIGLLTTPILYRWLGAERIGIYYGLLAPFSLFMIFVSSGVSDGVRKFLAENRAFPDWTSHVVGFYFRLASGLALVGAGLVALVTWSGVLDSLLPPGYEIYGYLLAVLVVVSQFQSYARRTLMGFGLERYSEPLQIVQKVTFVGIALALISAGYGVTGMFVGNIAASTAVALLGLALVNRKVSLGSVFRVPSSEFPRKELLTFNVQSIVLILCLTSLYQVDLMMLTLLTTSKQVGYYRGALELAEFLWFVPLALQTVFVHSTSELWAAGRVDKISNLAARTTRYTLLMTGVMAVGLAALAPDVVPVYLGSDFQPTVKPLLLLLPGALGFAVARPILAISQGEGTLGFPIRATGAAAAINLGLNAILIPRYGMSGAAVSTSIGYGSMFLFHVWSARKVGFDPLSNARLGRIAATMLLAAPPIFALAHFITYSISVSGIALPLSLVVVPPLGLAIFLSCAFLTGALGICEVLRLLSDFPVPVGPLAHRLRCRTPFLSSLCG
- the pyrI gene encoding aspartate carbamoyltransferase regulatory subunit, giving the protein MSDHELRVSKIRNGTVIDHIRAGQALNVLAILGIDGADGEEVSVGMNVPSDRVGRKDIVKVEGMELSQNEVDVLSLIAPDASINIIREYEVAEKHRLERPEYVTGILSCPNSNCISTEDEPVDSKFEVLPDGVRCEYCETILRDDLAAHISVK